The genome window GACTCCAACCGGCTTCCTGACGCACTCCTTGCTTTGACCACCGTGCATCGTCGCAGACCGCGATCACCGGCGAGGGCACGGCGTAACGAGAACCACTACTCCGGCGGATCGCCTCGGCCCGTCAACGGCGCGATGCGCAGGGCATTTCCGGGGCGGTGCATGTCCTGGGCATCGGACACGGCTGCATCAGGGAGTCCGTTCCAAGGCGCTCCCGCGCGCGGGACACCGCTCTTCCCCGAACCCGCCAGGGCTGCTCGGCTCCGCTCCGCCGGTTGCCGCCGCTCGCCACCTGGCCGCCCGCGTCGGGCTCGTCGCAGCCCGATCCGCCGGCACGGCAGCTACGCACCGTCTCCGGCGCGCTCGCCGCTACCTCGCCGCGCCGCCGACCGTCGGGTTCGCGGTGCGAGTGCGCGGGTCGCGTCGCATCTCGATGTGCGGAATCCCGTCCTCCAGGTACTCCTCGCCATCCTCGACGAAGCCGAAGGAGCGGTAGAACTCCAGCGCGTAGGTCTGCGCCGAGAGCACCGCGGGCTCGCGCTGCACCTCGGCGACGGCGGCCCGCATCAGCTTGCGGGCGAGCCCGAGACCGCGCGCGCTCTTGGCGGTGCAGACCCGGCCGATCCGGAAGGTGCCGTCGGGGTCCTCCAGCAACCGCAGGTAGCCGAGCACGTAGCCATCTGCTGAATCGATCCAGAAGTGGCGAGTCGTGGTTTCCAGATCACGACCGTCCAACTCGGGGTAAGGGCACTCCTGCTCGACCACGAAGACGTCAACGCGCAACCGCAGCATCCGGTAGAAGTCTTCGGCATCGAGATCCGCCGTGTAGGCGCGGTGCACAGAGGTCGCAAGAGGCTGAAGGGTCACCCTTACCTGGATATCACAACCGACCCCCGACAACCGCATCCACGAGCACTCGGAGTTGCTAACAACACCCTCCGCAGCGGATGAGTCCGCCGCAGGTCACACGCACCCCGGCTACCGGAAGCGCCAAGCCCGCCGCCTCACGCTCCCGCGATCTCGCCGGCGTAGGTCGCCAGCCGCGTGTAGACACCCGGCTGCTCCGGCCGTCCACAGCCCACGCCGTACGACACGACCCCGACCAGGCGCCCGTTGACCACGTACGGGCCACCCGAGTCACCCCCGCACGCATCCCGCCCGCCCTCGGGCGTGCCCGCGCAGAACATCGACGACCGGTCGAAGCCGGCGTAAGCCCGGCCGCACTCGGCGTCCGGGGTGACAGGCACCTCGACGGAACGCAGCACCGACGACTGCGCCCCCGACTCGGACGTGCGGCCCCAGCCGTAGACCCGGCCGACCGTCCCGGTCTGGTACGGCGCGGTCTCCCCCTGCCCGACGAGCGGGAGGACGCGGTAGTCCACCGGGGTCCGAAGCGTCAGGACCGCGACGTCGTGCCCGCTGGCGAAACCCTGGTACCGCGGGTGGACCCACGCGGCGTCGACGGCACTGACGACCCCCTCCTGCGTCCGCAGGTCGGACCGTCCGACGACCGCGCGAAGGCCGCCGAGCGGACGTGGCTTGCCGGTCGAAAGATCGATGGTGCAGTGCGCGGCGGTCACCACCTTGATCGGACTGAGGAGCGCACCGCCGCAGAACTGGCGGTCCGATTCGTCGGTGAGCGCCACGATCCACGGCGCCTCGGCGGCCGAGGTCTCCGAACCCCCGAGCACACGCGCTTCGGGCTCCGCAGCCGCGGCGGCGGCCGGGTAGACCCCCGCGAGCACGGTCACAGCCCCCGTCGCCAACAGCCGCCGCACCCGCCTGGCAGCACGAGATGCCTCGCCCTCGGAAGCGTGGCCCGCCACCGCAACCAGCCCGACGACCTCCCGGCGGCCCACCGCCACCCCAGCGCACTCGCCCACCTCATCCGGGGCCGCCACCGCACGCCAGGCAGCCACCTCACGCCGGGCCTTCACCTCACGACCAGCGTCGGCCGCACGCCGCACCTTCACCTCGCCACCGGGCACCACCACACCCCGGACAGCCACCTCACGCCGGGCCTTCACCTCACGAGCAGCTGCGGTCGCACGCCGCGCCTTCGCCTCGCCACCGGGCACCACCGCACGCCGCGCCTTCACCCCTCCACCAGGCGCCACCGCACCCCGGACAGCCACCTCGCCACCAGGCACCACCACGCCCCGGACAGCCTCGCCATCGGCCGCCACGGCCTCACCGGGAGCGACCTCAGCCGCGAGCGCTCCCCCACGCCCGGCGGCCGCGCCAACTCGAGCCACGCCGCTATGCCCGTTGACCGCCACGCCGCTTCCTGGTTCCCCGGCGCTCCCAGCTGCCGCCACGCCGCCCCGAGGCGCTCCGCCGTGGGCCGCCTCAGCGCGGACCGCCGCCTCGCCCTGCTCCGTGACTACAAGGCCAGGCGCCCCAACACGGGACCCCGCTCCGCCACTCCGTCGGCGATCCGCCCACACCTCCCCCGAGCCGGTGGACGTTCCAGCCGATCCGACGCTGTGCCGTGTGCCGTGCCGCACGTCGAGCCTCCACCTCTCCCTGGCCGAGCGATGACGGCACACCGTAGCGAGCCGACTACCCGAACATCACGAGGCACAACTCACACGTCGACAAGAAAATATTTCGTTAAGATGGTCTGCGGCGGGAAATCTTGCGGGACAAGCCCTGCTGGCCCGTTGCTCATCCGCCTCGCCCCAACACGATCCCGGCGCTCCGCGCGATCCGGGGTCGTCCGCCTGCGCCGATGCAGGACCAGATCCACCAGATCAAGTGACACCCGGTCGTGCGGGGCGATGCCGCACGCCCCAGAAGGAGGGACCGAATGTTGCTGGACCTGACCACCGTGCCCGCGTTCCTGCTCGCGAGCGCGGTGGTCATCCTGACCCCCGGCGTCGACGCCTTCCTGCTGCTGCGCACGTCGCTGCGCTCGGGCGTCCGGCCCGGGCTCCTCACCCTCGCCGGCATCCACACCGCGAGCATCGTGCAGGTCGCGGCGGTGATCTCCGGCCTCGGCGCGTTGATCACGCGGCAGCCCGCGGTGCTGGCCGCGCTCAAGTGGATCGGCGCGGCGTACCTGATCTACCTTGCCGCGACGATCCTGCGCGGTCTGTGGCTGACCAGGAAGGAGTCCGCCAACGGCGCGCTCGACGCCACCCCCGCGCCGGACCCCGCGAACCCGTACCTGCGCGGGCTGCTCAGCAACATCACCAATCCGAAGATGCTGCTGTTCAGCCTGGCGTTCCTGCCGCAGTTCGTCGGCGCCGCGGCCAACCCCGCGCTGCAACTCGTCGCGCTGGGCGTGATCTTCCTCGTCCTGGCCGCCATCTGGGAGCTGACCATTGTGCTGGCGGCGGCCCGGATCGCCGACCGGCTACGGCACCCGCGGGTCGCCAAGTCGCTCGACATGGTCAGTGCCGCGGCGTTCCTGACGATCTCGGTCGGGCTCGTCGCGGGCTGACCGGCCGCGCGCCGCGACCAGCAGGCAGGTGAGCAGCGCGAGCACCGCGCTCGCGGTGAAGATCACCGGCGGGGTGGCGACACCCGTGAGCAGGTCGAACACGTAAGGCGCGCAGAAGCCGAGGTAGGCCAGCGCCCAGAACACCGCCGTCAGGCGGGCGAGCTGCGACGGCGGTGCGATGAGGCCGACCTCGGTCAGGCAGTAGGTCACCAGCATCCCGTAGCCGCCGCCCAGCAGGACGTCCGCGCACAGGGCCGTCCACGGCTCCTCCAGGACGATCGCCGGGACCGCCAGCGCGAGTCCCGCCGCCACCGCCCACAGCCCGGCCAACGCGGGCACGATGCGGTTGCGGGCCGCCAGCCGCCTGGCAAGCGGCTGGGTGAGGACTCCGCTGCCCGGCGTCAGCAGGGTCGCGACCCCGGCGTAGACGGTCTCCAAACCGGTCAGGCGGCCGTCGACCAGACCGGGGAGCACACCGAACCCGACCGACGGCGCGAGGAAGACCCACGGCGCGACCGGTACCACCAGCCACCAGAAGCGCGGATCTCGCAATCCACTTCCGGACGAGGCAACCGACAGCGACTTCGGCCTGGTTTCGGGAGCGGCCGCGGCGGCCGTGAGCGCACCGGCGCAAAGCACAAGGTGCGGCACGTAGGCGGTGACCATCGGGTGCGGTGCCCACTGCGCGATCAGGGCGGCGACCAGTCCGCTCACGCTGAACCCGGCGGACAGGAACAGGCCCGCTCGCCGTGCGCCGGTTCCCTCATCGACGACATCGCCCGCATAGGACAGTTCCTTCACCCAGGCGCTTCCCGCGGCCAGTGCGGCGCCGGTGCCGACACCGGTCAGCAGCCTGCCGACGGCGAGCCACGGAGTGGCGACCGCCCCCGCCATCAGCGCCGCAGTCCCGGCCACGCCGGCGGCGACCGCACCCAGCACGACGGGCTTACGACCGAACCGGTCGGCGGTCGGGCCGCCGAGCAGCAGCCCCGGCAGCAGCCCCACGACGTAGACGGCGAACAGGCTGGTCACCGTCGTGCTGGAGAGACCGAGATGAGTCCCGTAAGCACCCAGCAGCGACGAGAACTGGTTCGCTCCCCACCCGGCGGCGGTCAGAAGCAACGCCGCCCGAACCCAAGCACTTCTCACGTATCCACTTCTAGACGGTGAGGGGTCGGGCGCACACCGCCCCTTCAGGAAGCGTGAACGCCGATACCGCCACCGGCTGATCACGTGTTAGCCGGGACCACATCGCTCAGTCACAGCCGGCACACCGGTCGCCACACCAGCGGCGCCCAGGCTGGCCACCGCCACGCGACCGACCTCCCGCGACCGGGCCGACCAGAGCACATAACCGAGCGCCGAACGCCCGCCGAACGAGCGACGGCCGAGCGCCCGCCGACAGATCCGTCACCTTGCTCCCACCACCCGAGCTCGCACCACCCGAGCGAGCGGCCACGACCGACCGCCGGCCGACTGGGCCACCCACTCCATCCGGTCGGAACCGCCACTGGTCGCCCCGGTCAGGACCGCCGCCAGTCGCCCGGTCCACCACCAGACCAACCATCGGTCCATCAACAGCGGAACGCCGCGCTGAACCACCCCACCATCCACGACCGACCGCCTACCCGGGCCGCCCACAGCCACACCGACGGCCCCGGCCGCAAATCGGCCTCCGACCCAACGCCAGCCAGCCTCCAAACCGAACGCCGACCCACGACCGACCGCCTACCTGACGGCCCGGCCGCGCCGCATGCTCACCTCCCCACCACCGACCGCCGCACACCCGCCAAGCCCGAACGCCGCACCCACCTAAGCCCACCAGCCGAAGTTCCCGCGTCGCCGCGGTGGCCAGACGCTGCCGCCCCTGGCCACCCCGCTGAAAACCTCATCCGGCCGCCCTGTTCCGCCGCGCACATCCGCGTACACGTGCGGGTTTCGCGCGTTACGCTCCGCGAGGTGGACCTGCGTCGGCTGACCTCCTTCGTCGCGGTGGCCGAGGAAGGCCACTTCGGGCGGGCCGCCGCACGGTTGTTCCTCTCACCGGCCGCCGTCACCGCGCACGTCAAGCAACTCGAACGCGAGCTCGGCGTGACCCTGCTCGATCGCACGCCGGTGCGACCGACGGCCGCGGGGGAGCGCCTGCTCAGGCACGCGCGGGTACTGATCGACACCGCCAACGCGGCGTCGGCCGAGCTCGCCGACGCTCCCGTGGACGACCTGCCGCTGCGGGTCGGGATCATGGGCCATGGTTCGGCCGAGCTGACTCCCGCCTCGTTGCAGGCGTTCCGGCGGGCACGCCCGGAGGTTCGGCTGGCGTTGTCGACGCTGGACTTCACCGAGGGCGTTTCGGCGCTGCTGGAGCGCCGGGTCGACGTGGCTTTCGTGCGGCCCGCACCGGTCGACGAACGCATCGCCGTCGACGTCCTGACCACCGAGCAGCGCATCGTCGTCGTCCCGAGCGCCTGGCAGGTCGCCGACGCCCCCGGAGTCCGCCTGCGCGACGTGCTGGAGCTGCCCTACTTCAGCCTCCCCGACCGCACTCCCCGGTCGTTCACCGACTACCTCTACTTCGCGTCCTCACGTGGTGGCGAGCAACCGCGGCGGAGCAGCGACCACGCGCTGACGCCGCAGGACGTGCTGATGAACGCCGCGCTCGGTCGCGGTGCCGGGTCGGCCCTGCTCTCGTTCACCCGCTACTACTCGTGGCCGGGCACGACGTTCGTGCCGGTGGCCGACGCGCCGTGGGAGCAGAGCGTGCTCGCCACTCGCGCGGATGACCGCCGTCCGGATGTCCTCCTGCTGCGCAACATCGCGACGAAGCTCGCGCGCGAACTCGGACCACGTCTTCGGCTCTCACCTCCCTCCGGTGCATCCACCCGACACGGCGCTGTCCCCACGGACACGCACTGACTCCGCCAGCCAGTCGACCGGCAACCCGACTCGCAGCTCCGACTGAGCCGCGGTTCAGGTAGTTCCCCCAGCGGGCACAGCCCTGAACGGTCGGGCCGCGGTTCGCGCGAACCGCGGCCCGACCGGCAAGCCCGTTCTCCGCCCTGTGCGCAAGCCACCCAGGACTCGGGTCCGGAAACCGGAACCGGAGACCGAAACACGTCCCCAGCCACCCACTCCCGGCAAACCCGCACGGACGCGGAGTCACAGGCTCAGTCCGGGAACCCACCACCCCGAAGGACGAGAAGTCCGTCGGGACGCGGAATTCCCGGCTCGGCCGACCGATCCCCCAGTCGGCGCGGCGCCCCAGCAACCGCACCGACCACCGGTCGGCCTCCGGCCCCAGCCGCTCCCACCCGGCCCGGGCCGGTCAACGCCGCCGGGCGGCCTCGGCCCCCGGCGCGACCTGGCCTCAGGTACCCAGTTGAGCCTGGATGTCGTCGTGGAAAGCCGCGATGCGCGTGTAGACGCCGGGACTTTCCGGACGTGCGCACCCGTCCCCCCACGAGACGAGCCCGATGAGCCGGTCACCGGCCACCAGCGGTCCGCCGGAGTCGCCCTGGCAGGCGTCGACCCCGCCCCCTGGCACACCCGCGCAGGCCATGCTGTCGGCCTTGTACTGCTCCTTGTACGCCTTGGTGCACTCCTGGTCGGCGAGGACCTGCAGTTCGCCCATGCGCAGCTCGTTCGAGCTCTGCCCGTTCTCGGCCGTCTTCCCCCAGCCCAGCACCATGCTCGGGGTGCCAGGTTGGTAGAGCGCGGTGTCCTGCCCGGAGGCCACCGGCAGCGGTGGCTGCGGCAGCTGCTGGTCCAGCGTCAGCACCGCCACGTCCGAACCGCTGTTCGCGTCCTGGTACTTCGGGTGCACCCAGATGCCGGTGACCCTGGCGACCGTGCCGTCCTTGCCGTCCAGCCGCTCCCGGCCGGCCACGACCTGCACATTCTCCGGTTTCTCCCCCAGGACGCAGTGGCCCGCGGTGACGACCTTGTCCGGTGCCCCGATGGCACCGCCGCAGAGCTGGTTGCCCTGCGCGTCGGTCAGGTAGACCATCCACGGGTGCTGGGCGATGCTCGCGGGCTGCCCGCCCACGATCGGCGGCGCCTGCAGTACGGGCGGACCGGTCGCCAGCCCGCCCGCCGCCGGGGTCAACAGGGCCGACGAGAGCGCCACCGCACCGGCCACCCCCA of Saccharopolyspora erythraea contains these proteins:
- a CDS encoding S1 family peptidase, whose protein sequence is MARMSRRTWPFLGVAGAVALSSALLTPAAGGLATGPPVLQAPPIVGGQPASIAQHPWMVYLTDAQGNQLCGGAIGAPDKVVTAGHCVLGEKPENVQVVAGRERLDGKDGTVARVTGIWVHPKYQDANSGSDVAVLTLDQQLPQPPLPVASGQDTALYQPGTPSMVLGWGKTAENGQSSNELRMGELQVLADQECTKAYKEQYKADSMACAGVPGGGVDACQGDSGGPLVAGDRLIGLVSWGDGCARPESPGVYTRIAAFHDDIQAQLGT
- a CDS encoding S1 family serine peptidase, translating into MKARRAVVPGGEAKARRATAAAREVKARREVAVRGVVVPGGEVKVRRAADAGREVKARREVAAWRAVAAPDEVGECAGVAVGRREVVGLVAVAGHASEGEASRAARRVRRLLATGAVTVLAGVYPAAAAAAEPEARVLGGSETSAAEAPWIVALTDESDRQFCGGALLSPIKVVTAAHCTIDLSTGKPRPLGGLRAVVGRSDLRTQEGVVSAVDAAWVHPRYQGFASGHDVAVLTLRTPVDYRVLPLVGQGETAPYQTGTVGRVYGWGRTSESGAQSSVLRSVEVPVTPDAECGRAYAGFDRSSMFCAGTPEGGRDACGGDSGGPYVVNGRLVGVVSYGVGCGRPEQPGVYTRLATYAGEIAGA
- a CDS encoding LysE family translocator, with product MLLDLTTVPAFLLASAVVILTPGVDAFLLLRTSLRSGVRPGLLTLAGIHTASIVQVAAVISGLGALITRQPAVLAALKWIGAAYLIYLAATILRGLWLTRKESANGALDATPAPDPANPYLRGLLSNITNPKMLLFSLAFLPQFVGAAANPALQLVALGVIFLVLAAIWELTIVLAAARIADRLRHPRVAKSLDMVSAAAFLTISVGLVAG
- a CDS encoding MFS transporter — encoded protein: MRSAWVRAALLLTAAGWGANQFSSLLGAYGTHLGLSSTTVTSLFAVYVVGLLPGLLLGGPTADRFGRKPVVLGAVAAGVAGTAALMAGAVATPWLAVGRLLTGVGTGAALAAGSAWVKELSYAGDVVDEGTGARRAGLFLSAGFSVSGLVAALIAQWAPHPMVTAYVPHLVLCAGALTAAAAAPETRPKSLSVASSGSGLRDPRFWWLVVPVAPWVFLAPSVGFGVLPGLVDGRLTGLETVYAGVATLLTPGSGVLTQPLARRLAARNRIVPALAGLWAVAAGLALAVPAIVLEEPWTALCADVLLGGGYGMLVTYCLTEVGLIAPPSQLARLTAVFWALAYLGFCAPYVFDLLTGVATPPVIFTASAVLALLTCLLVAARGRSARDEPDRDRQERRGTDHVERLGDPRVP
- a CDS encoding LysR family transcriptional regulator, with the protein product MDLRRLTSFVAVAEEGHFGRAAARLFLSPAAVTAHVKQLERELGVTLLDRTPVRPTAAGERLLRHARVLIDTANAASAELADAPVDDLPLRVGIMGHGSAELTPASLQAFRRARPEVRLALSTLDFTEGVSALLERRVDVAFVRPAPVDERIAVDVLTTEQRIVVVPSAWQVADAPGVRLRDVLELPYFSLPDRTPRSFTDYLYFASSRGGEQPRRSSDHALTPQDVLMNAALGRGAGSALLSFTRYYSWPGTTFVPVADAPWEQSVLATRADDRRPDVLLLRNIATKLARELGPRLRLSPPSGASTRHGAVPTDTH
- a CDS encoding GNAT family N-acetyltransferase — encoded protein: MTLQPLATSVHRAYTADLDAEDFYRMLRLRVDVFVVEQECPYPELDGRDLETTTRHFWIDSADGYVLGYLRLLEDPDGTFRIGRVCTAKSARGLGLARKLMRAAVAEVQREPAVLSAQTYALEFYRSFGFVEDGEEYLEDGIPHIEMRRDPRTRTANPTVGGAAR